A genomic stretch from Pseudomonas alkylphenolica includes:
- a CDS encoding AdeC/AdeK/OprM family multidrug efflux complex outer membrane factor — MSKSLLSLAVTAFILGGCSLIPDYQTPDAPVAAQWPQGPAYSPTESANVAAAEQGWRQFFQDPALQQLIQTALVNNRDLKVAALNIDAYRAQYRIQRADLFPAVSANGNGSRQRLPGNLSQTGDSEITSQYSATLGVSAYELDLFGRVRSLTEQQLEIYLSSEEARRSTQIALVASVANAYFTWQADQDLLKLTEDTLKTYEQSYALTLRSNEVGVASALDLSQARTSVEGARVKLAQYQRLVAQDQNSLAVLLGTGVPDNLPAAKDLNSDLLAEVPAGLPSDVLHRRPDIQEAEHLLKAANANIGAARAAFFPSISLTANAGTISPDMGGLFKGGSGTWLFQPQISLPIFNAGALRASLDYSKIQKDINVAKYEKTIQTAFQEVSDGLAARKTFNEQLQAQRDLVSANQDYYRLAERRYRIGVDSNLTFLDAQRQLFNSQQSLITDRLSQLVSEVNLYKALGGGWYEQTGQAQQQAAAESSKG; from the coding sequence ATGAGTAAGTCCCTGTTGTCCCTGGCGGTCACCGCTTTCATTCTTGGCGGCTGCTCGCTGATCCCTGACTACCAGACCCCGGACGCACCGGTGGCCGCGCAGTGGCCGCAAGGCCCTGCCTATTCGCCGACCGAGTCGGCGAATGTGGCCGCCGCCGAGCAAGGCTGGCGTCAGTTTTTCCAGGACCCGGCGCTGCAACAACTGATCCAGACTGCGCTGGTCAACAACCGCGACCTCAAGGTCGCGGCCTTGAACATCGATGCCTACCGGGCGCAGTACCGCATCCAGCGGGCCGATCTGTTCCCGGCGGTCAGCGCCAATGGCAATGGCAGCCGCCAACGGCTGCCAGGTAACCTGTCGCAGACCGGCGATTCCGAGATCACCAGCCAGTACTCGGCAACCCTCGGGGTGAGCGCCTATGAACTCGACCTGTTCGGTCGCGTGCGCAGCCTCACCGAGCAGCAACTGGAAATCTACCTGTCCAGCGAAGAAGCCCGGCGCTCGACCCAGATCGCCCTGGTGGCGAGTGTGGCCAACGCCTACTTCACCTGGCAGGCCGACCAGGACCTGCTCAAGCTGACCGAAGACACCCTCAAGACCTACGAGCAAAGCTACGCATTGACCTTGCGCAGCAACGAAGTGGGTGTGGCGTCGGCCTTGGACCTGAGCCAGGCACGGACGTCGGTAGAAGGCGCCCGGGTCAAGCTGGCCCAGTACCAGCGCCTGGTTGCCCAGGACCAGAACAGCCTGGCGGTACTGCTCGGCACCGGTGTGCCGGACAACCTGCCAGCAGCCAAGGACCTCAACAGCGACTTGCTGGCCGAAGTACCTGCAGGCCTGCCGTCCGACGTACTGCACCGGCGTCCGGACATCCAGGAAGCCGAACACCTGCTCAAGGCCGCCAATGCCAACATCGGCGCCGCCCGGGCAGCGTTCTTCCCGAGCATCAGCCTGACCGCCAACGCCGGTACCATCAGCCCGGACATGGGTGGACTGTTCAAGGGCGGCTCTGGCACCTGGCTGTTCCAGCCACAGATCAGCCTGCCGATCTTCAACGCCGGCGCCCTGCGTGCCAGCCTCGACTACTCGAAGATCCAGAAGGACATCAACGTCGCCAAGTACGAGAAAACCATCCAGACCGCCTTCCAGGAAGTCTCCGATGGCCTCGCCGCGCGCAAGACCTTCAACGAGCAGTTGCAAGCCCAGCGTGATCTGGTGTCTGCCAACCAGGACTACTACCGTCTGGCCGAGCGTCGCTACCGTATCGGTGTCGACAGCAACCTGACCTTCCTCGACGCCCAGCGTCAGTTGTTCAACAGCCAGCAGTCGTTGATCACTGACCGCCTGTCGCAGCTGGTCAGCGAGGTCAACCTGTACAAGGCCCTCGGTGGCGGCTGGTACGAGCAGACCGGTCAGGCGCAGCAGCAGGCGGCGGCCGAGTCGTCGAAAGGCTGA